In Cynocephalus volans isolate mCynVol1 chromosome 3, mCynVol1.pri, whole genome shotgun sequence, one DNA window encodes the following:
- the FBXL22 gene encoding F-box and leucine-rich protein 22, with amino-acid sequence MHITQLNRECLLHLFSFLDKDSRKNLASTCSQLHAVFEDPVLWPLLHFHSLTELKKDNFLLGPALRSLSICWYSSRVQVCSIEDWLKSTFQRSICSRHERLVDDFLLQVCNRCPNLASVTLSGCGHVTDDCLARLLRCCPRLRALRLENCARVSNRTLAAVAAHGHALQTLHVDFCRNVSAAGLRRLRAARPRLALRAEHSAAMIPDRPPRPPAPTPTPGPRKPRPR; translated from the exons ATGCACATCACCCAGCTCAACCGCGAGTGCCTGCTGCACCTCTTCTCCTTCCTGGACAAGGACAGCCGGAAGAACCTGGCCAGCACCTGCTCCCAGCTCCATGCTGTGTTTGAGGACCCCGTGCTCTGGCCCCTGCTGCACTTCCACTCCCTCACTGAACTCAAGAAGGACAACTTCCTCCTGGGCCCGGCGCTCCGGAGCCTCTCCATCTGCTGGTACTCCAGCCGCGTGCAGGTGTGCAGCATCGAGGACTGGCTCAAGAGCACCTTCCAGAGGAGCATCTGCAGTCGCCACGAGCGCCTGGTTGATGATTTCCTCCTCCAGGTGTGCAACAG GTGCCCCAACCTGGCGTCCGTCACGCTGTCGGGCTGCGGCCACGTCACCGACGACTGCCTGGCGCGCCTGCTGCGCTGCTGCCCGCGCCTGCGCGCGCTGCGCCTGGAGAACTGCGCGCGCGTAAGCAACCGCACGCTGGCTGCCGTGGCGGCGCACGGGCACGCGCTGCAGACGCTGCACGTGGACTTCTGCCGCAACGTGAGCGCGGCCGGCCTGCGCCGCCTGCGCGCCGCCCGCCCGCGCCTGGCCCTGCGCGCCGAGCACAGCGCCGCCATGATCCCCGACCGGCCCCCGCGCCCGCCCGCGCCCACGCCCACACCCGGCCCGCGCAAGCCGCGGCCACGCTAG